The Pseudomonas sp. TH06 genome contains the following window.
GCGCCAGGCCGAGGCTGGCGCGCTGCGCCAGACGCGTGCATTGGTGCGGCAACAGCGGCGCGTCGGTAGCCAGACAGACCACGATCGAGCCCATGCCCGGATGCGGTAGCGAGGCACGTAGAAACGGTGAATCAACCTGCTCCATGTAACGCCCGACCGGGTAGCCGTCGACCCGCAACTCACTGCGAATGCCGTGGTTGGCCTGCACGATCGCACCCACGGTCCAGCCACCTTGTGCACGGCTCAATTGGCGCGATGCGGTGCCGATGCCACCCTTGAACTCATGGCAGATCATGCCGCTGCCACCGCCGACGGCGCCTTCCTCCACCGGGCCGTCGACAGCGTTGTGCAGGGCTTGGGCGACATGCTCGGGCCGGACGTGAAAGCCGTTGATGTCGTTGAGCAATCCGTCGAAAGTTTCCAGCACCACTGGCATGTTCCAGTAGAGGCGGCCGTCGTCGGGTTGCTGCTGGCGATCCAGTGCAATCAGTGCATCACGCACCACGCCGAGGCTGTGGGTATTGGTGAAGGCAATCGGACTGGTCAGCAGTCCGGCCTCGCGAATCCACTCAAGTCCGGTGGCATCGCCGTTGCCGTTGAGCACATGCACACCGGCGAAGCACGGTTGCTGGTTGGTCGAGCCCTGGCGGGGTTCGATCAGGGTGACGCCAGTGCAGATGTCACGGCCGGCACTGCTCAGGCCACGCACATTGCTGTGACCGACCC
Protein-coding sequences here:
- a CDS encoding P1 family peptidase gives rise to the protein MKPRARDLNIRIGQLPTGPLNAITDVPGVRVGHSNVRGLSSAGRDICTGVTLIEPRQGSTNQQPCFAGVHVLNGNGDATGLEWIREAGLLTSPIAFTNTHSLGVVRDALIALDRQQQPDDGRLYWNMPVVLETFDGLLNDINGFHVRPEHVAQALHNAVDGPVEEGAVGGGSGMICHEFKGGIGTASRQLSRAQGGWTVGAIVQANHGIRSELRVDGYPVGRYMEQVDSPFLRASLPHPGMGSIVVCLATDAPLLPHQCTRLAQRASLGLARTGGGNEDHSGDIFIAFATGNDHVPPAAYEGKGAPTCDGLRMVNNDHISELFLAATEAVEEAIINALLASDSTAGNGHSVPGLDADTLLAALAKAGWPGSR